GAAATTCCGTCTGCTACAACTTCATGGGTCTGTGACATACAGATTCCCAGATCGGGGTCATCTTCATTCCGGAAGATATAGGACCTGCTGCTACCGACAGTCCGGTGGATTGTTTCCAGGATATTCGGGATTACATCATCAACATCATTTGTCTCAAGCAAAATGCGCATGCAATCAACAGTTGCAAGTTCATAGTCCAGTCTTCTTTTTAGTTCCCTTTCAGTTTCAACAAGAGCTTCTTGAGATTCATCCAGTGCTTTTACACGGGGCTTGAAATATACTAAAAAAAGGGCTCCTGTGAAAAGAATAAAAGCCCAACCTTTGTATGTTTGCAGTCGGCTGTATGTTTCCATATCGGAAACGAATTGAATTAAGATACTGTCGGAGAAGAGAACCCAGATGCTGGCCAGAACTATGTATATGACTATAAATTTCAATACAATTTTAGTACCTCTGTCAAAAACAGAAGTTGAATCCATCGTTTAATCCTCTCCGGTCACCCGTTTTCTAAAAACAATCTTTCATCCTTTTTTAGAATCAATTGTTCATTTTATCTGATGTATCTTATCTTTTATAAAATATCTTATCTAAAACACCTAATTTTGGTTTTACACATTGTAAAACTTAAATTGCTGATTCTCACACAATTAATATATAACTAAATATTATATTATTATCCAGAACCATCGAATGAGGAATAAGTGTGAAAACGATACTGAAGTTAAGTCTCTTTGTGCTTGCATCAATTTGCATATTAATAAGCACCCCATCCTTTGCATTGGCAGAGGATTATGAAAATGACAGTTATTTGAGCAATGACAACTTCAGCAATGTTTCACCTGATAACCAGTTCTCTACGGTCCCCATAAACCCTGCATTTATCGAATATCAGAAAGAACTTGAAGAAAACAGCGAAAAGCAGTCAAATGTGGATAATCGATTCAGTATTAACACCTTTGAGACAGATTTCGATAATCATTTTCCTCCTGAAATTTCAAACGATATGCAGGACATTCAGTCCCCGGAAGGAATAATTCATCCATCCGGCCTTAAGCCATCGCCTATAGATTTTTCCTACATTTCTCCGGTGGATATGAAAGAATTACTTACCAGCGATGAGTATGGCGATATGCCATCCTCGATGTCAATGAGTACTCTTCTTGAGGAGTCCTATTCTACCCAATATGATCTGCGGGAGAAAGGTGGTGTGACAGGAGTACGTGATCAGGCATTTGCAGGAACTTGCTGGGCACATGCATCATTGGCTTCACTGGAATCATATCTGATGCATAACAGGTCCGAAGAATGGGATTTTTCTGAAAATCACGTTAAGAATGCACTGGTATCATCCTACCAGGATGGTTTTGATCGCCCGACTCACGATGACGGTGGAAATGACCTTATGACACTCGCATATCTTGCAAGATGGGATGGTCCTGTTACCGAGTCCGATGATCCCTATGATGACCTGTCACCTGTTTCATCCTCTGACACGGTTGTTGCAAAACATGTTCAGGAAGCACTGATGCTTCCGATGGTAAATCATTCAGATGATCTGTTCAAATGGGCAATAACAAACTATGGTGCCATTACGGTTGCCATGCATGATGATAGTTCCAGATATTTCAACAAAGAGAACAATACATATTATTGCTATGAAGAAGGCAAACCTTTGACTCACGCAGTATGTCTGGCTGGCTGGGACGACAATTTTGACAGGAACAGGTTCACTCCGGCAGCGCCGGGTGATGGAGCATACATAATCAAGAATTCTTGGGGTGACAACTGGGGTGATGCCGGATACTTCTATATTTCATACTACGATACGGCACTGGGTACTTCCAATAATATGGAAGGCGATGGTGGTCAGAATGTATATACCACAAATTTCGTGATCACTGCTGAGAATGTCAGCAACTATGATCGCATCTACCAGTACGATCCACTGGGCTGGTGTTCAAACCTGGGCTATAACAACAGCACTGTCACAGGAGCAAATATCTTCACGGCAGAATCAAATGAAACCCTGGAAGCTGTAAGTTTCTATACAGTTGATTCTAATTCATTCTACAATATCTCAATCTATCTTGACCCCGAAAATGGTCCGATCACCGTTTCCGGTCCTGTATCAGTAAAGAACGGAAGCATGCCACTGGCAGGCTACCATACTGTGGATCTTGATACCAATGTGTCGCTCTCGGAAGGCCAGAATTTCTCGGTAGTAATAGCTTTCACAACTCCCGCTTATAATTATCCACTAGCTATCGAAAAAGCTATATCCGGACATAGCAGCAATGCCCATGCCGAAAAAGGACAAAGTTATCTAAGAGTCAATGAAACCACATGGGAAGATATTTCGCAAAACGGTACGAATGTATGTATCAAAGCTTTCACAAAAGAAGATAAAGAGCCTGAATCAAGATTCGTAGCTGATAAAAGGTACGTCCATGTGAACGAACCTGTTAATTTCCATGATGCAAGTCTTTTCTCACCGGAGTCATGGGAATGGGATTTCGGGGATAATTCCACATCAACAGAACAGGATCCTTCTCATTTCTATACCAGTACAGGAATCTACAACGTTTCTCTGAATGCATCAAATGAATTTGGTAGCAATAGTAAAAAACGGACTTCCTTCATTCAGGTGCTGAATACCACGATCAATGTCAACAGCAGCGGGAATGCAGACTTTACAAACATCCAGGATGCCATTGTTGCAGCATCTGAAGGTGATACCATCATCGTTGAACCGGGGACATATACCGAGAGGCTTAGTTTCAGGAAGGATAATCTAACTCTCAGATCATCTACAGGCAATCCTGCGGATGTAAAGATAATTTCTTCAAATCCTGATGATACTGATAAGCTTAACTTTGCAGTCTTTATAATGGGGGATAATGTCACATTTCAGGGTGTTACGGTTTCAGGAGGTTACTATGGTATACTTCTTCAGCTATCGAATAATTGCAGTATTAACGATTGCATGCTAACTAACAATTATTTGAGCGGGCTGTTCATTGGTGGTTCATATAACAACAGTATTCTAAATTGCACTACCTATAACAATACAGCAGGTGGATTATACCTCACGGATTCAGCTAATAATTATTTCGCAAACAATTCAATGTTCGGG
The window above is part of the Methanolobus zinderi genome. Proteins encoded here:
- a CDS encoding lectin like domain-containing protein, with the translated sequence MKTILKLSLFVLASICILISTPSFALAEDYENDSYLSNDNFSNVSPDNQFSTVPINPAFIEYQKELEENSEKQSNVDNRFSINTFETDFDNHFPPEISNDMQDIQSPEGIIHPSGLKPSPIDFSYISPVDMKELLTSDEYGDMPSSMSMSTLLEESYSTQYDLREKGGVTGVRDQAFAGTCWAHASLASLESYLMHNRSEEWDFSENHVKNALVSSYQDGFDRPTHDDGGNDLMTLAYLARWDGPVTESDDPYDDLSPVSSSDTVVAKHVQEALMLPMVNHSDDLFKWAITNYGAITVAMHDDSSRYFNKENNTYYCYEEGKPLTHAVCLAGWDDNFDRNRFTPAAPGDGAYIIKNSWGDNWGDAGYFYISYYDTALGTSNNMEGDGGQNVYTTNFVITAENVSNYDRIYQYDPLGWCSNLGYNNSTVTGANIFTAESNETLEAVSFYTVDSNSFYNISIYLDPENGPITVSGPVSVKNGSMPLAGYHTVDLDTNVSLSEGQNFSVVIAFTTPAYNYPLAIEKAISGHSSNAHAEKGQSYLRVNETTWEDISQNGTNVCIKAFTKEDKEPESRFVADKRYVHVNEPVNFHDASLFSPESWEWDFGDNSTSTEQDPSHFYTSTGIYNVSLNASNEFGSNSKKRTSFIQVLNTTINVNSSGNADFTNIQDAIVAASEGDTIIVEPGTYTERLSFRKDNLTLRSSTGNPADVKIISSNPDDTDKLNFAVFIMGDNVTFQGVTVSGGYYGILLQLSNNCSINDCMLTNNYLSGLFIGGSYNNSILNCTTYNNTAGGLYLTDSANNYFANNSMFGNSVNCVLISQKDIIDISNTVEGKPIYYLSGLSDMVIDKDSNAGLVHLIDCSNITVKDIEVEKNYYGTYLYNTSNSTIKNSTYSKNFRGIYLDYSTNNTVSNCTSDSNRNYGIALIESSYNLIYNNYFNNTDNVLISGILSNQWNISMTSGTNIIGGDYIGGNYWAKPDGTGWSQVNPSTGDGFCEPYTLTACNIDNLPLTTNDEISLADGNNANDNSGSQSENDGVNIRKSNPVLYGANVVSVVSDMQFIGKESEVNYEFTDKENPVTHIRLQAKTTEGYVVADVSRLDGPHKGLSEQPSGKVYQNLEITLGDESLSFSDFIDEAVIGFNVPIKWIEYNGIDADTIRLEHYSEGRWETLPTTKVDEADGIFYFEAVTTGFSPFSICADTVSNSNEKIEVSLSGDDDINSKNEGSGSNSESKKIGMNSFMFMLFMLFIIAVFAYVKYQKRDR